CCTGGGAACGCTACCGGGGCGACGAGCACGGGGAGGACGCGCCGGCGGGCCATGCGCTGCGCCTGGTCACCTCGGACGGCCGCGAGAAGGACGTCGAGGCGAACCAGATCGTGCGGGGCTATCCGGCCAACCGGATCGGCACCGGCGGCCGCCTGGGTGTCTATTTCGCCCGCTGGCTCGAGTACCTAACGGCCGAACCCCGCGAGGCCAACAGCGAGGGCGGCGTGGCGCCGGCCATCTTCGGCACGGTGCTGATGACCATCGGCATGACGATCCTGGTGGTGCCCTTCGGCGTGATGGCCGCCCTGTACCTGCGCGAGTACGCCAAGCAGGGCTGGCTGACGAGCGTCGTGCGCATCGCCATCAACAACCTGGCCGGCGTGCCGAGCATCGTCTTCGGCGTGTTCGGCATGGGGTTCTTCAGCTACATGGTGGGCGGCAGCATCGACGCCATCTTCTTCGCCGACAAGCTGCCCAACCCGACCTTCGGCACCGGCGGCATCATGTGGGCGTCGCTCACCCTGGCGCTGCTGACGCTGCCGGTGGTCATCGTGGCGACCGAGGAGGCGCTGGCGGCCGTGCCGTCGTCCATGCGCGAGGGCTCGTTCGCCTGCGGGGCCACAAAGTGGCAGACGATCCGGCGGGTGGTGCTGCCGCGCTCGCTGCCCGGGGTCATGACCGGCGCGATCCTGGCCATGGCCCGCGGGGCCGGCGAGGTGGCGCCCCTGATGCTCGTCGGCGCCGTGAAGCTGGCCCCCGAGCTGCCCCTGGACGGCCATTTCCCGTTCCTGCACCCCGAACGCAGCTTCATGCACCTGGGCTTCCACATCTACGATCTCGGCTTCCAGAGCCAGAACTCGGAAGCCGCCAAGCCCATGGTGTTCACCACGACGATGCTGCT
This is a stretch of genomic DNA from bacterium. It encodes these proteins:
- the pstA gene encoding phosphate ABC transporter permease PstA — translated: WERYRGDEHGEDAPAGHALRLVTSDGREKDVEANQIVRGYPANRIGTGGRLGVYFARWLEYLTAEPREANSEGGVAPAIFGTVLMTIGMTILVVPFGVMAALYLREYAKQGWLTSVVRIAINNLAGVPSIVFGVFGMGFFSYMVGGSIDAIFFADKLPNPTFGTGGIMWASLTLALLTLPVVIVATEEALAAVPSSMREGSFACGATKWQTIRRVVLPRSLPGVMTGAILAMARGAGEVAPLMLVGAVKLAPELPLDGHFPFLHPERSFMHLGFHIYDLGFQSQNSEAAKPMVFTTTMLLMGIVLFLNLAAIWFRSRLNRKFAGSKF